From the genome of Planctomycetia bacterium, one region includes:
- a CDS encoding PKD domain-containing protein encodes MGNNPTAIGYCALMWAPPEAKTWAYVPHGLFVQADYARVAGIDESKHTAAAAFVFGIDDTLRSGDGELVYLVDFAAIGPTKPKVVQDPNSLVWDFGDGTTGRGARPSHVYFQGGDYNVTLTSGGLPPYRANVHIWPAPGNTSPRSLAKTLTALRNSEWEKLDAERLNRMFQFLLVCEQADRWVLIDRVAEKLLAEPGLELKQKVVIQRTRMESLAHQGKGDEAIKLGEKILTEFGRVPSLQVGIKLETAQIYHRHLKKFDDAAAQYEKIVNENRRVEHPDVRVAAIRWGDLYAETGDLRRAGECYRMANALGGQAFAESSLTGAVTRGGLLRMAEQRLKAGDIQQTRHLLERIELNYPEEKLEGLYRVLRAEADRRTGRYEEALRNYEILLKLSQWSGFHDRALHGMADTYFRLNDYVKATEWLDLLEKSYPKFYEKQKLADFRKLVRERKARAEALAALKQGGAEFADVLCGFEPEEKEAWGKPLYFKVGGGLGIAGPHVGVGINFPTYYSYFDMSREIPVLPGGEYWIEMWYRETLMPMNMAPHLHMYLLDEKKSTDTLHQGTSQVERSYSGWRKVGFPMQVPLSASSGSAAFTIRQVAGVFEFDGLAIYAVTDQQADALNNFLKGADTE; translated from the coding sequence ATGGGGAACAATCCGACGGCGATCGGCTATTGCGCGCTCATGTGGGCGCCGCCCGAGGCGAAGACGTGGGCCTATGTGCCGCACGGCTTGTTCGTGCAGGCCGATTACGCGCGCGTGGCGGGCATCGATGAGTCGAAGCATACGGCAGCCGCGGCGTTCGTCTTCGGCATCGACGACACGCTCCGCTCCGGCGACGGCGAGCTCGTGTATCTCGTCGATTTCGCCGCGATCGGGCCGACGAAGCCGAAAGTCGTGCAGGATCCGAACTCGCTCGTGTGGGATTTCGGTGACGGAACGACGGGCCGCGGCGCGCGGCCGAGCCACGTTTACTTCCAAGGAGGCGACTATAACGTCACGCTCACCTCCGGCGGTCTGCCGCCGTATCGCGCGAACGTGCATATTTGGCCCGCGCCGGGGAACACGAGCCCGAGGTCGCTAGCGAAGACGCTCACGGCGCTGCGCAACTCGGAGTGGGAGAAGCTCGACGCCGAGCGCTTGAACCGGATGTTTCAGTTTCTGCTCGTCTGCGAGCAGGCCGATCGTTGGGTGCTGATCGACCGTGTGGCCGAAAAGCTGCTGGCGGAGCCGGGCCTGGAGCTCAAGCAAAAAGTCGTCATTCAACGGACGCGGATGGAATCGCTGGCGCATCAAGGCAAGGGGGACGAAGCGATCAAACTCGGCGAGAAGATTCTGACCGAGTTCGGTCGGGTGCCGAGCTTGCAGGTGGGGATTAAGCTCGAGACGGCGCAGATTTATCATCGGCATCTGAAGAAGTTCGACGACGCTGCCGCTCAATACGAAAAGATCGTGAATGAGAACCGGCGGGTCGAGCATCCCGACGTGCGCGTGGCGGCGATTCGTTGGGGGGATCTGTACGCGGAAACCGGCGATCTGCGCCGCGCCGGCGAATGTTATCGGATGGCGAACGCGCTCGGCGGGCAGGCCTTCGCGGAGTCGTCGCTGACCGGCGCCGTGACGCGCGGTGGATTGTTACGGATGGCCGAGCAACGTCTGAAGGCCGGCGACATCCAACAAACGCGGCATCTACTCGAACGGATCGAGCTCAATTATCCGGAAGAGAAACTCGAAGGGCTGTACCGCGTATTGCGCGCCGAAGCCGATCGCCGGACCGGACGCTATGAAGAAGCGCTGCGCAACTACGAAATTCTCTTGAAGCTCTCGCAATGGTCGGGCTTTCACGACCGCGCGCTGCATGGGATGGCCGACACCTACTTCCGGTTGAATGATTACGTGAAAGCGACGGAGTGGCTCGATCTGCTGGAGAAGTCGTATCCGAAGTTCTACGAGAAGCAGAAGCTCGCGGACTTTCGCAAGTTGGTGCGCGAACGCAAGGCCAGGGCCGAGGCTTTAGCGGCGCTGAAGCAAGGAGGCGCGGAGTTCGCCGATGTGTTGTGCGGCTTCGAGCCGGAAGAAAAGGAAGCCTGGGGGAAGCCGCTGTATTTTAAGGTCGGCGGCGGGCTCGGAATCGCCGGGCCGCACGTCGGCGTCGGGATCAACTTTCCGACGTACTACTCGTACTTCGACATGTCGCGCGAGATTCCGGTGTTGCCGGGCGGTGAGTACTGGATCGAGATGTGGTACCGCGAGACGCTGATGCCGATGAACATGGCGCCGCACCTGCACATGTACTTGCTCGACGAAAAGAAGTCGACGGACACGCTCCATCAAGGAACGAGCCAAGTCGAGCGAAGCTACAGCGGCTGGCGCAAGGTCGGCTTTCCGATGCAGGTGCCGCTCTCGGCCTCGAGCGGATCGGCGGCCTTTACGATCCGCCAAGTCGCCGGCGTGTTCGAGTTCGACGGGCTGGCGATCTACGCGGTTACCGATCAGCAAGCGGACGCGCTCAACAACTTCTTAAAGGGGGCCGACACGGAATGA
- a CDS encoding right-handed parallel beta-helix repeat-containing protein gives MSIAVCSTTGAAFAVELHSNGLGGGEWSDPLSWREKVAPTAADDVVISRGDVITFDRNDDGKTSCNRIYIDPNGSFVFKTGAGRIVCCPAGQVESFGVILIDGTRSAADKFELRMVGATADERVVTLLKGGKLTINGRRNLAHGKHNVVISTAVEPAVKDAPVKAPIEATVAAKDGASIDAQRAEIMNVHLTANDIDNTGAEVGERVNLVGNSFTGVAHMSITSCDSPLIADNRFELAAGLASPHSAMFVNGCYLAEIRGNLVRGRFSFGIQARSMTDSTLTDCDFEGQATGVYWYGTNGMLKDLMIRKCDTGLTMTSASGVVEDTLVEGCKTGYYHGPSTVQMTNVRIVDLQKDGTSVLYYNGPLKLLNCNVTAEQIKTAGTVDRNTPDGSPPIECLNFLVVRPSGKLPPGTRVEVVSADRATAAAKSPAAARAADPNVRNSPSTLRSDGLTPLPDSLEPLIVRSWSFDAAMKPIAAPSYVVRVLLPAGDSKSAAATKPLAELKVAPDASWYREEPNKPTPTLEVPIP, from the coding sequence TTGTCGATCGCTGTTTGTTCGACGACCGGCGCCGCGTTCGCGGTCGAACTCCACTCGAACGGGCTGGGCGGCGGTGAATGGAGCGATCCGCTTTCGTGGCGCGAGAAGGTGGCCCCGACGGCGGCCGACGACGTCGTGATCTCGCGCGGCGACGTCATCACGTTCGATCGCAATGACGACGGCAAGACGAGCTGCAACCGGATCTATATCGACCCCAACGGCTCGTTTGTCTTCAAGACCGGCGCGGGGCGGATCGTTTGTTGTCCGGCCGGGCAGGTGGAATCGTTCGGCGTAATTCTGATCGACGGCACCCGCAGCGCCGCCGACAAGTTCGAGCTACGGATGGTCGGCGCCACGGCCGACGAGCGCGTCGTCACGCTCTTGAAAGGCGGCAAGCTCACCATCAACGGCCGCCGCAATCTCGCGCACGGAAAGCACAACGTCGTTATCTCGACGGCAGTCGAGCCGGCAGTGAAGGACGCACCCGTCAAAGCGCCGATCGAAGCGACCGTCGCCGCGAAAGACGGCGCGAGCATCGACGCACAGCGGGCCGAAATCATGAACGTGCATCTCACGGCCAACGACATCGACAACACCGGTGCCGAAGTCGGTGAGCGGGTCAACCTCGTCGGTAACAGCTTCACCGGCGTCGCCCACATGTCGATCACGAGTTGCGACAGCCCGCTGATCGCCGATAATCGCTTCGAGCTGGCGGCCGGTCTTGCGTCGCCCCATTCGGCGATGTTCGTCAACGGCTGTTATTTGGCCGAGATTCGCGGCAACCTAGTCCGTGGCCGCTTCAGCTTCGGCATTCAAGCCCGATCGATGACCGATTCGACTCTTACCGATTGCGACTTCGAAGGGCAAGCTACCGGCGTTTATTGGTACGGCACCAACGGCATGCTCAAGGATCTGATGATTCGCAAATGCGATACCGGCCTTACCATGACATCGGCCTCGGGCGTCGTCGAAGACACTCTCGTCGAAGGGTGCAAGACCGGCTACTACCACGGCCCATCGACGGTGCAAATGACGAACGTCCGAATCGTCGACCTGCAGAAAGACGGCACGAGCGTCCTCTATTACAACGGTCCGCTGAAGCTCCTCAACTGCAATGTCACGGCCGAGCAAATCAAGACGGCCGGCACCGTCGACCGGAACACGCCCGACGGTTCGCCCCCGATCGAATGCTTGAACTTTTTGGTCGTCCGCCCCTCGGGCAAGTTGCCGCCGGGGACGCGCGTCGAAGTCGTCTCGGCGGACCGTGCTACGGCCGCCGCGAAGTCGCCGGCCGCCGCGCGAGCCGCCGACCCGAACGTACGCAACTCACCGTCCACGCTGCGCTCCGACGGGCTCACTCCGCTGCCGGACTCGCTTGAGCCGCTCATCGTCCGTTCCTGGTCGTTCGATGCGGCGATGAAGCCGATCGCGGCGCCGAGCTACGTTGTCCGCGTCTTGCTGCCGGCCGGCGATTCGAAGTCGGCCGCCGCAACGAAGCCGCTTGCGGAGCTGAAGGTCGCGCCGGATGCCTCTTGGTATCGCGAAGAACCGAACAAGCCGACGCCGACTCTCGAGGTGCCGATCCCATGA
- a CDS encoding DUF4159 domain-containing protein, whose translation MSRFILAWLLIFGLAAPLVAQTRSVNFPPAESKPPPPAKSPPKTQSSGEETGILPDAGPTMRKTQDRAPPPPTNLTVMYKLEYGTTLEYVHEDGTVQKFEQWKSYPNDGSTLMSMVNRRLADGNNYQYATKKLASEGFDPVDIPLLFMAGDYDFVFTDAEVENLRKFIHDGGTILFNAARGRDEFTQAVVREMGKVFPQKRFMKLSLDHPVFNARYRIQQLLTMVSGVQFMRPPEVYSIDIGTRAAAILVPTGMGAAWSGTTYHPQGKHLVGESASRLGVNLIGYVLGSTEYGRFLAQQFPEYDGRTAKGDIFRFAAVEYSGSWNVNPALQNSVLQGLKDNTGIDVDYAPEAVPLDDPGLGNFPLVWMTGHYDFQLTPEEVASLTRYLKQGGMLMATAAAGLKPFDAALRRELKKVLPDAEFVKLPPTHPLFVGGWNAVEKIAYTPAALREDPSLEYPEFYGLFIAGRLAVVYTPLDLMSGVNRESNAYAKGVTSDDALRLVTNLITYALSN comes from the coding sequence ATGAGCCGATTTATTCTTGCTTGGCTATTGATCTTCGGCCTGGCGGCTCCGCTCGTCGCGCAGACGCGCAGCGTCAACTTTCCGCCGGCCGAAAGCAAGCCACCCCCGCCGGCGAAGTCGCCTCCGAAGACGCAATCTTCGGGCGAAGAAACCGGCATTTTGCCCGACGCCGGTCCGACGATGCGCAAGACGCAAGATCGCGCGCCGCCGCCGCCGACCAACCTCACGGTCATGTACAAGCTCGAATACGGCACGACGCTCGAGTACGTCCATGAAGACGGCACCGTTCAGAAGTTCGAGCAGTGGAAGAGCTATCCCAACGACGGCTCGACCCTCATGTCGATGGTCAATCGGCGTTTGGCCGACGGCAACAACTATCAATACGCGACGAAGAAGCTCGCGAGCGAAGGGTTCGATCCGGTCGACATTCCGCTGTTGTTCATGGCCGGCGATTACGACTTCGTCTTCACCGATGCGGAAGTCGAGAATCTCCGCAAATTCATCCACGACGGCGGTACTATTCTCTTCAACGCGGCTCGCGGCCGCGACGAGTTTACGCAGGCCGTCGTGCGCGAGATGGGAAAGGTTTTCCCGCAGAAACGGTTCATGAAGCTCTCGCTCGACCATCCGGTCTTCAACGCGCGTTATCGGATTCAACAACTCCTCACGATGGTCAGCGGCGTGCAATTCATGCGGCCGCCCGAGGTCTACTCGATCGACATCGGTACCCGCGCCGCCGCCATTCTCGTGCCGACGGGCATGGGAGCCGCTTGGAGCGGCACGACCTATCACCCGCAAGGGAAGCATCTCGTCGGCGAGTCGGCTTCGCGTCTGGGCGTGAATCTCATCGGCTACGTGTTGGGAAGCACCGAGTATGGCCGGTTCCTCGCCCAGCAGTTTCCCGAATACGACGGACGGACGGCGAAGGGGGATATCTTCCGCTTCGCGGCCGTCGAATACTCGGGCAGTTGGAACGTCAATCCGGCGCTGCAGAACAGCGTCTTGCAGGGCTTAAAGGACAACACCGGTATCGACGTCGACTACGCTCCGGAAGCCGTGCCGCTCGACGATCCCGGCCTCGGCAACTTTCCGCTCGTCTGGATGACCGGTCACTACGACTTTCAACTTACGCCCGAAGAAGTCGCGAGCCTCACGCGCTACCTCAAGCAAGGGGGCATGCTGATGGCGACTGCGGCGGCGGGCCTGAAACCGTTCGATGCGGCGCTGCGTCGCGAGTTGAAGAAGGTCTTGCCCGACGCCGAGTTCGTGAAGCTCCCGCCGACTCATCCGCTCTTCGTCGGCGGTTGGAACGCCGTCGAAAAGATCGCCTACACGCCTGCCGCCTTGCGCGAAGACCCGTCGCTCGAGTATCCCGAGTTTTACGGCCTCTTCATCGCCGGCCGCTTGGCGGTCGTCTACACCCCGCTCGATCTGATGAGCGGCGTGAATCGCGAATCGAACGCCTACGCCAAGGGGGTGACCTCGGACGACGCGCTCCGGCTCGTTACGAATCTCATCACCTACGCCCTCAGTAATTGA
- a CDS encoding MoxR family ATPase — MLDEFAKVVVGQRDVLEELLITVFAGGHNLLEGVPGLAKTLMINTLAQLLNLEFKRIQFTPDLMPSDIVGTNVIEEDHTTGKRVTVFVAGPIFTNIVLADEINRTPPKTQAALLQAMQEKEVTAGGKTYKLEKPFFVLATQNPIDQEGTYPLPEAQKDRFLMNTLIKYPQLADEEAIVERTTANDAGSVQPICDRTKLLEFQRLVRDIPVSKHVTGYAVDLVRATRPNEPGVPKFVSEQIGWGAGPRASQALILCAKTYAAVHGRVNVSCDDIRKLVLPVLRHRILCSFAAEAEGITTDHIVRRLIEEVPERADR, encoded by the coding sequence ATGCTCGACGAGTTCGCCAAGGTCGTCGTCGGCCAGCGCGACGTGCTCGAAGAGTTGCTCATCACCGTCTTCGCCGGCGGCCACAATCTCCTCGAAGGAGTGCCGGGCCTCGCCAAAACGTTGATGATCAACACGCTCGCTCAGCTGCTGAACTTAGAGTTCAAGCGCATCCAGTTCACGCCCGACTTGATGCCCTCGGACATCGTCGGCACCAACGTCATCGAAGAAGACCACACGACGGGCAAGCGGGTCACGGTGTTCGTCGCCGGCCCGATCTTTACCAATATCGTGCTTGCCGACGAAATCAACCGGACGCCGCCGAAGACGCAAGCCGCCTTGCTGCAGGCGATGCAAGAGAAGGAAGTGACCGCCGGCGGCAAGACCTACAAGCTCGAGAAGCCGTTCTTCGTGCTGGCGACGCAGAACCCGATCGATCAAGAAGGAACTTATCCGCTGCCGGAAGCGCAGAAGGATCGGTTTTTGATGAACACGCTGATCAAGTATCCGCAACTGGCCGACGAAGAGGCGATCGTCGAACGGACTACGGCGAACGACGCCGGTAGCGTGCAGCCGATTTGCGATCGGACGAAGTTGCTTGAGTTCCAACGCTTGGTTCGCGATATTCCCGTGTCGAAGCATGTGACCGGTTATGCGGTCGATCTCGTCCGCGCGACGCGCCCGAACGAGCCCGGCGTGCCGAAGTTCGTGAGCGAGCAGATCGGCTGGGGCGCGGGGCCGCGGGCGAGCCAAGCTTTAATTCTCTGCGCCAAGACCTATGCCGCGGTCCATGGCCGCGTGAACGTTTCTTGCGACGACATCCGCAAACTCGTCCTCCCGGTCTTGCGACACCGCATCCTGTGCAGCTTCGCCGCCGAAGCCGAAGGAATCACGACGGATCACATCGTGCGACGATTGATCGAAGAAGTACCGGAAAGGGCGGATCGCTAA
- a CDS encoding DUF58 domain-containing protein, with amino-acid sequence MSSDSASAGSSSWLPRLGPQARGIFAKLRRALGESAGGVTQAEAMTTFDPQRYFDPAILAKVGFSPLLARVVVEGFINGLHKSPFHGFSVEFADHREYVPGDDLKFLDWHLYARTDHYYIKRFEEETNLRCTILLDRSASMGFGTGKLTKWDYSCFLASCLAYLMLRQQDAAGLALFGAAPGLVVQPRCRRTHLRQLMKAMMDHAPSGTTNVSLSLQAISQRLKRRGLVVVISDLIDEPEATLRALRMLSSRRHDVVVFHVQDAAETSFPFEGAALFQDLETGEEIEIDPVSVRKSYLERMQALTAFYRKGLNEMGADYHLIDTTQPYEQALSAYLNRRTKIRK; translated from the coding sequence ATGTCGTCCGACTCGGCATCCGCCGGTTCCTCTTCTTGGCTGCCGCGCCTTGGTCCTCAGGCTCGCGGTATCTTTGCCAAGCTGCGCCGCGCGCTCGGCGAGAGTGCCGGCGGGGTTACGCAAGCCGAGGCGATGACGACCTTCGATCCGCAGCGCTACTTCGACCCGGCTATTTTGGCCAAGGTCGGGTTTTCGCCGTTGTTGGCGCGTGTGGTCGTCGAGGGTTTCATCAACGGCTTGCACAAGAGCCCGTTTCACGGCTTCTCGGTCGAGTTCGCCGATCATCGCGAGTATGTGCCGGGCGACGACTTGAAGTTCCTCGATTGGCATCTCTATGCCCGAACCGACCACTACTACATTAAGCGCTTCGAGGAAGAGACGAATCTCCGCTGCACGATCTTGCTCGATCGTTCGGCGTCGATGGGGTTCGGGACCGGCAAGTTGACGAAGTGGGACTACTCGTGCTTTCTGGCTTCTTGCTTGGCTTATCTCATGTTGCGCCAACAAGACGCCGCAGGCCTGGCGTTGTTCGGCGCCGCGCCGGGCCTCGTCGTGCAGCCTCGCTGCCGACGAACGCACCTCCGGCAATTGATGAAGGCGATGATGGACCATGCCCCCTCGGGCACGACGAACGTATCGCTTAGTCTCCAAGCAATCTCACAGCGATTGAAGCGCCGCGGCCTCGTGGTCGTGATCAGCGACTTGATCGACGAGCCGGAAGCAACACTCCGCGCACTGCGGATGCTCTCGAGCCGCCGGCACGACGTCGTCGTCTTCCACGTGCAAGATGCGGCCGAGACGAGCTTTCCCTTCGAAGGGGCGGCGTTGTTCCAAGATCTCGAAACCGGCGAAGAGATCGAGATCGATCCCGTCTCGGTGCGGAAAAGCTATCTCGAACGCATGCAGGCCCTTACGGCATTCTATCGCAAGGGGCTTAACGAAATGGGCGCCGATTACCACCTGATCGACACGACACAACCGTACGAGCAGGCCTTGTCGGCCTACTTGAACCGCCGCACGAAAATCCGCAAGTAA
- a CDS encoding BatA domain-containing protein — MLTFLAPAALFGLSLLAIPIVIHLLKPRKMRRTPFSSLRWLQLTQQKLSRRLRWHQVLLFLLRAAFIALLVAAVAKPIVDRRTTAAPSERFVILDVSRSMGYRASEQPTPLEVGKQAASALLAGGGADDRTALLTVAAKTKILGPLARGGERHAPKLSPVAVESTATDIGSALDTVRTLMARGRTEAKIELFLITDRHQGSCRPEAVEAFVAEFPNRVTATIVDAAAPKAANGWIADAVFLPAQSGEPPAVEVQLRAVGLAQERTVRLVGIAGRDDRSQTITLDPEKQLSVTFKLPADFDSRGKTCELVLDPPDGLPTDDRRHLPFDGGAALEVLIVEGRDRSGNVAAGFTLRTALEALSSSTKPIRVAAKKYNEVEPADFAKVDVVLWADVPQLSDLAMDALAARVRGGLGLGIFLGPDAAIEFYNRRLIDPLDRTKSLLPAQLDRIADVPRSSGGSALLESVEWKHPLLAGLFDPMIGDLAQTRVRSYFRFVAPIGRNATVLASAAGSPLLVQQPVGQGNVVLFNTTADDAWSDLARRKSFVPLLDRLLDELSGGMTKRTFMTGEAIALSMPMPAEGESLKVVTPGGGELVPVLATTGNKTRVSIPPQNEAGIYRIRREGGAASKPDPIETAFVVQVDRADSTLVPVAEELIRTWWEPARCEFTTAAAVIEAPGRDQISLVGWAALLAASLLTIEMFVVHRMCPKMNPQSAESIVRRQSIVSTTRSETSEGSIPAMIRNA; from the coding sequence ATGCTGACTTTTCTCGCACCCGCCGCGCTCTTCGGACTCTCGCTGCTCGCGATTCCGATCGTCATTCACTTACTGAAGCCGCGGAAGATGCGCCGCACACCGTTCAGTAGTTTGCGCTGGCTGCAACTCACGCAGCAAAAGCTTTCGCGGCGGTTGCGGTGGCACCAAGTGTTGCTGTTTTTACTGCGCGCCGCGTTCATCGCGCTCTTGGTCGCCGCGGTCGCGAAGCCGATCGTCGATCGACGCACGACCGCGGCGCCGAGCGAACGCTTCGTGATTCTCGACGTGAGCCGAAGCATGGGCTACCGCGCATCGGAGCAACCGACACCGCTGGAAGTGGGTAAGCAGGCCGCCTCGGCACTCCTCGCCGGCGGCGGAGCCGACGATCGCACGGCGCTGCTGACGGTCGCCGCGAAGACGAAAATTCTCGGACCGCTCGCGCGCGGCGGCGAACGGCACGCGCCGAAGCTCTCGCCCGTCGCCGTTGAATCGACGGCGACCGACATCGGCTCGGCGTTGGATACCGTGCGCACGCTCATGGCCCGGGGTCGCACGGAAGCTAAGATCGAACTGTTCTTGATTACCGACCGCCATCAAGGCTCGTGTCGACCCGAAGCGGTGGAGGCGTTCGTCGCCGAGTTCCCGAACCGCGTCACGGCGACGATCGTCGATGCGGCTGCTCCGAAAGCCGCGAATGGTTGGATCGCCGACGCGGTGTTCCTGCCGGCTCAGTCGGGTGAGCCGCCGGCGGTCGAGGTGCAGTTACGCGCCGTCGGCCTGGCGCAAGAGCGGACGGTGCGGCTCGTCGGTATCGCCGGGCGCGACGATCGCTCGCAGACGATTACACTCGATCCGGAGAAGCAGCTTTCGGTCACATTCAAGTTGCCGGCCGATTTCGATTCGCGCGGCAAAACCTGCGAGCTCGTGCTCGACCCGCCTGACGGGTTGCCTACCGACGATCGGCGGCATCTACCGTTCGACGGCGGTGCGGCGTTAGAAGTACTGATCGTCGAGGGGCGCGATCGCTCGGGGAACGTCGCGGCGGGGTTCACGCTGCGAACGGCGTTGGAGGCGCTGTCGTCGTCGACGAAGCCGATTCGGGTAGCCGCGAAGAAGTACAACGAAGTCGAACCCGCCGACTTCGCCAAGGTCGACGTCGTCTTGTGGGCCGACGTGCCGCAACTTTCCGATCTCGCCATGGATGCGCTGGCCGCACGGGTGCGCGGGGGCCTAGGGCTCGGCATCTTTCTCGGGCCCGACGCGGCGATCGAGTTCTACAATCGGCGGCTGATCGATCCGCTCGACCGCACGAAAAGTTTGCTACCTGCCCAGCTCGACCGGATCGCCGATGTGCCGCGCTCGTCAGGCGGCTCGGCTCTGCTCGAATCGGTCGAGTGGAAGCATCCGCTGCTCGCCGGACTGTTCGATCCGATGATCGGCGACCTGGCGCAGACGCGCGTACGATCGTACTTTCGCTTCGTCGCGCCGATCGGCCGCAACGCGACCGTCTTGGCATCCGCCGCCGGCTCGCCGCTTCTTGTCCAACAGCCGGTCGGGCAAGGAAACGTCGTGCTCTTCAACACGACCGCCGACGACGCCTGGAGCGATTTGGCACGTCGCAAGAGCTTTGTACCGCTATTGGATCGATTGCTCGACGAACTCTCGGGCGGGATGACGAAGCGCACGTTCATGACGGGCGAAGCGATCGCGCTCTCGATGCCGATGCCGGCCGAAGGAGAGTCGCTCAAGGTCGTAACGCCGGGGGGTGGCGAGCTTGTGCCGGTCCTGGCTACTACAGGTAATAAGACGCGAGTTAGTATTCCGCCGCAAAATGAGGCCGGCATTTATCGTATTCGGCGCGAAGGGGGAGCGGCGAGCAAGCCCGACCCCATCGAAACCGCATTCGTCGTGCAGGTCGATCGGGCGGATAGCACGCTCGTGCCGGTTGCCGAAGAACTCATCCGTACGTGGTGGGAGCCGGCGCGGTGCGAATTTACGACCGCAGCCGCCGTGATCGAGGCACCCGGCCGGGATCAAATCTCGCTCGTCGGTTGGGCGGCGCTCCTGGCGGCGTCGCTCCTGACGATCGAGATGTTCGTCGTGCATCGCATGTGTCCGAAGATGAATCCTCAGTCGGCCGAATCGATCGTTCGCCGACAGTCGATCGTGTCGACGACGCGCAGCGAAACATCGGAAGGTTCGATTCCCGCTATGATCCGCAACGCTTAA